From Sphingopyxis sp. MWB1, a single genomic window includes:
- a CDS encoding ligase-associated DNA damage response exonuclease, with product MAKPWLEPHPHGLYVKPADLWIDPSRPVERAAVTHGHADHARSGHASVFATPETLAIMALRYGVDVAASANRGFAYGDGFERGGVRFSFHPAGHVLGSAQILMEYAGERIVVTGDYKRRADPTCAPFEVVPCDIFITEATFGLPVFRHPPTGEEIAKLISAVRAEPDRSVLVGAYALGKAQRVIAELRAAGWDAPIFIHGALEKMCTLYAEHGVDLGPLRLVSEAGKEEMAGQIVLAPPSALNDRWSRRLPNPVTAMASGWMRVRQRARQRMVELPLVISDHADWDELTATIAEVNPKESWITHGSEDGLLRWCELHQRKARALHMVGRDVDDEGGEEEA from the coding sequence ATGGCGAAGCCCTGGCTCGAACCGCATCCGCACGGGCTGTATGTGAAGCCCGCCGATTTGTGGATCGACCCGTCGCGGCCCGTCGAACGCGCGGCGGTGACGCACGGCCATGCCGACCATGCGCGCAGCGGGCACGCATCGGTATTCGCGACCCCCGAAACACTCGCGATCATGGCGCTGCGCTATGGCGTCGATGTCGCGGCAAGCGCGAACCGTGGCTTTGCCTATGGCGACGGCTTTGAACGCGGCGGGGTGCGTTTTTCCTTTCATCCGGCGGGGCATGTGCTCGGCAGCGCGCAGATCTTGATGGAATATGCGGGTGAGCGCATCGTCGTCACCGGCGACTACAAGCGCCGCGCCGACCCGACCTGCGCGCCGTTCGAGGTGGTGCCGTGCGACATTTTCATCACCGAGGCGACCTTTGGCCTGCCGGTGTTCCGTCACCCGCCTACGGGCGAGGAGATCGCCAAGCTGATCTCGGCGGTGCGCGCCGAGCCCGACCGGTCGGTGCTCGTCGGCGCCTATGCGCTCGGCAAGGCGCAGCGCGTGATTGCCGAACTGCGCGCGGCGGGGTGGGACGCGCCGATCTTCATCCACGGCGCGCTGGAGAAAATGTGCACGCTTTATGCCGAGCATGGCGTCGATCTGGGGCCGCTGCGGCTGGTGAGCGAGGCGGGCAAGGAGGAGATGGCGGGGCAGATTGTGCTCGCGCCGCCCTCCGCGCTGAACGATCGCTGGTCGCGGCGGCTGCCGAACCCGGTCACCGCCATGGCGTCGGGCTGGATGCGCGTTCGCCAGCGCGCGCGTCAACGGATGGTCGAACTGCCGCTCGTCATTTCGGACCATGCCGATTGGGACGAACTCACCGCGACGATTGCCGAGGTGAACCCGAAGGAAAGCTGGATCACCCACGGCAGCGAGGACGGCCTGCTGCGCTGGTGCGAGCTTCACCAGCGCAAGGCGCGCGCGCTGCACATGGTCGGGCGCGATGTCGACGATGAGGGCGGGGAGGAGGAGGCGTGA
- a CDS encoding cisplatin damage response ATP-dependent DNA ligase: MKAFAALIDRLIYTRSRNSKLALIVDYLKHSPDPDRGWALAALTEALDFPAVKAGTVRALLATRVDEELFRLSRHFVGDTAETAALLWPDAVAIREDISVADAVAALSAATRSNAAAVLTGLLDRLDADGRYALLKMALGGMRVGVSARLAKQAFAQAFDVGIDDVEELWHAIAPPYEALFAWGEGRAARPDLADVAFFRPFMLAHPLEEGSVDLADYAAEWKWDGIRVQIVHAGSGDGGETRIYSRGGEEISAAFPELVAAFDQEAVIDGELLVRGAAQGGEEGGAASFNALQQRLGRKTVTKKMLAESPAFVRIYDLLAVDGEDLRGLPWTARRQQLEAFVPRLAASHFDLSPLVEAADFEELAEKRAGGRDAAIEGVMLKRRDAPYVAGRRAGLWYKWKRDPLTADCVMMYAQRGNGRRASFYSDYTFGCWNEAGELLPVGKAYSGFTDEELKWLDKFVRTNTVDRFGPVREVEKTLVLEVAFDSIHASKRHKSGLAMRFPRISRIRRDKPPEEADRIATLQAMVT, translated from the coding sequence GTGAAAGCCTTTGCCGCGCTCATCGACCGGCTGATCTACACGCGGTCGCGCAATTCAAAGCTCGCGCTGATCGTCGATTATCTGAAGCATAGCCCCGATCCCGACCGCGGCTGGGCGCTCGCCGCGCTCACCGAAGCGCTTGATTTTCCGGCGGTGAAGGCGGGGACAGTGCGCGCGCTGCTCGCGACGCGCGTGGACGAGGAATTGTTTCGTCTGTCGCGGCATTTCGTCGGCGATACGGCGGAGACGGCGGCACTGCTGTGGCCGGACGCAGTGGCGATCAGGGAGGATATCAGCGTCGCCGACGCCGTCGCCGCGCTGTCGGCCGCCACGCGGAGCAATGCCGCCGCCGTGCTGACCGGGCTGCTCGACCGGCTCGATGCCGACGGGCGCTACGCGCTGCTCAAGATGGCGCTCGGCGGGATGCGCGTCGGCGTGTCGGCGCGGCTTGCGAAGCAGGCGTTCGCGCAGGCGTTTGACGTTGGCATCGACGATGTCGAGGAGCTTTGGCACGCCATTGCTCCGCCCTATGAGGCGCTGTTCGCGTGGGGCGAGGGGCGGGCGGCGCGGCCCGACCTCGCTGATGTCGCTTTCTTTCGCCCCTTCATGCTCGCGCATCCGCTCGAGGAGGGGAGCGTCGATCTTGCCGACTATGCCGCCGAGTGGAAATGGGACGGCATCCGTGTGCAGATCGTGCATGCGGGCAGTGGCGACGGCGGCGAGACGCGCATCTACAGCCGCGGCGGCGAGGAGATCAGCGCGGCCTTTCCCGAACTCGTCGCGGCATTCGATCAGGAGGCGGTGATCGACGGCGAACTGCTGGTGCGCGGCGCGGCGCAGGGCGGTGAAGAGGGCGGCGCGGCAAGCTTTAACGCGCTGCAACAGCGGCTGGGGCGCAAGACGGTGACGAAGAAGATGCTGGCGGAATCTCCAGCCTTTGTCCGTATCTATGACCTTCTGGCGGTCGATGGAGAGGATTTGCGCGGCTTGCCATGGACGGCGCGGCGGCAGCAGCTCGAAGCCTTTGTCCCGCGCCTCGCCGCAAGCCATTTCGACCTGTCGCCCTTGGTCGAGGCCGCCGATTTCGAGGAGCTAGCGGAAAAGCGCGCGGGCGGGCGCGATGCGGCGATCGAGGGGGTGATGCTCAAGCGGCGCGATGCGCCCTATGTCGCCGGGCGGCGCGCGGGGCTCTGGTATAAATGGAAGCGCGACCCGCTGACCGCCGATTGCGTGATGATGTATGCGCAGCGCGGCAACGGCCGCCGCGCGAGCTTTTATTCGGATTATACTTTCGGCTGCTGGAACGAAGCGGGCGAATTGCTCCCCGTGGGCAAGGCCTATTCGGGCTTCACCGACGAGGAGCTGAAATGGCTCGACAAATTCGTGCGCACCAACACGGTCGACCGCTTCGGCCCGGTGCGCGAGGTTGAAAAGACGCTGGTGCTCGAAGTGGCGTTCGATTCAATCCACGCGTCGAAGCGGCACAAGTCGGGCCTCGCGATGCGCTTTCCGCGCATATCGCGCATCCGCCGCGACAAGCCCCCCGAGGAGGCCGACCGGATCGCGACATTGCAAGCGATGGTGACCTGA
- a CDS encoding UdgX family uracil-DNA binding protein (This protein belongs to the uracil DNA glycosylase superfamily, members of which act in excision repair of DNA. However, it belongs more specifically to UdgX branch, whose founding member was found to bind uracil in DNA (where it does not belong), without cleaving it, appears to promote DNA repair by a pathway involving RecA, rather than base excision.): protein MREVVLETPGDFAEWRAAARGLLAAGVPPEAVSWRGAGEGASLFGDAGTASAEASVSVSRELLVIADRVICHRDAEVPARLYRIVWRAARDQQLLARRTDADIDWLMKADKAIRRDIHKMHAFVRFRRIGDDAGRERFAAWFEPSHRILRLTAPFFQRRFTGMDWAIVTPDARAIWADDELRFGPGGTRDEVPVSDVVEDQWRTYYGAIFNPARVKIAAMRAEMPKKYWHNLPEAQDIAPLLAGAEARVERMRAEAVSMANPRTEKWRTRVAETGTPTDEVATLGELAHAVDRCTRCPLHCDATQGVAGEGPQGARIMVVGEQPGDQEDLQGRPFVGPAGQLLDAALDEAGIDRRRIFLTNAVKHFKFQPRGKRRIHQTPTAGEIDVCRWWLDKERALVQPELIVTLGASALRGVTGKSASIASMRGAVHALEGGAKLVATVHPSYLLRLPDRERAAREREAFVADLARARKLAA from the coding sequence GTGAGGGAGGTGGTGCTCGAGACCCCCGGCGATTTTGCCGAATGGCGCGCCGCTGCGCGCGGGCTTCTCGCCGCCGGGGTGCCGCCCGAGGCGGTGAGCTGGCGCGGCGCAGGCGAGGGGGCGTCGCTGTTCGGCGATGCGGGAACCGCGAGCGCCGAGGCGAGCGTGTCGGTGTCGCGCGAATTGCTCGTCATCGCCGACCGCGTGATCTGCCACCGCGATGCCGAGGTTCCCGCGCGGCTTTACCGTATCGTCTGGCGCGCGGCGCGCGACCAGCAATTGCTCGCGCGGCGCACCGATGCCGATATCGATTGGCTGATGAAGGCCGACAAGGCGATCCGCCGCGACATTCACAAGATGCACGCCTTTGTGCGCTTTCGCCGGATCGGCGACGATGCCGGGCGTGAGCGTTTCGCGGCATGGTTCGAACCGTCGCACCGTATCCTTCGCCTGACCGCGCCCTTTTTCCAGCGGCGCTTCACCGGCATGGACTGGGCAATCGTGACCCCCGATGCGCGCGCGATCTGGGCCGACGACGAGCTCCGCTTCGGTCCCGGCGGGACGCGCGACGAGGTGCCGGTCAGCGATGTCGTCGAGGATCAATGGCGCACCTATTATGGCGCGATCTTCAATCCCGCGCGCGTCAAGATTGCGGCGATGCGCGCCGAAATGCCGAAGAAATATTGGCACAATTTGCCCGAGGCGCAGGATATCGCGCCGCTGCTCGCCGGGGCCGAGGCGCGGGTGGAACGGATGCGCGCCGAGGCCGTTTCGATGGCGAACCCCCGGACGGAGAAATGGCGGACGCGCGTGGCCGAAACCGGCACCCCGACAGATGAAGTGGCGACGCTGGGCGAGCTTGCCCACGCGGTCGACCGCTGCACGCGCTGCCCGCTCCATTGCGATGCGACGCAGGGCGTCGCGGGCGAGGGGCCTCAAGGCGCGCGCATCATGGTGGTCGGTGAACAGCCGGGCGATCAGGAAGACTTGCAGGGGCGTCCTTTCGTTGGACCCGCCGGGCAATTGCTCGACGCGGCGCTGGACGAAGCCGGGATCGACCGGCGGCGGATTTTCCTCACCAATGCGGTCAAGCATTTCAAGTTTCAGCCGCGCGGCAAAAGGCGGATCCACCAGACGCCGACGGCGGGCGAGATCGACGTTTGTCGCTGGTGGCTCGACAAGGAGCGCGCGCTCGTCCAGCCCGAACTGATCGTCACGCTTGGCGCAAGCGCGCTGCGCGGCGTGACGGGCAAGAGCGCGAGCATCGCGTCGATGCGCGGCGCGGTGCACGCGCTGGAGGGCGGGGCGAAGCTGGTCGCGACGGTGCACCCCTCTTACCTCCTGCGGCTTCCGGACCGCGAGCGCGCGGCGAGGGAGCGCGAAGCCTTTGTCGCCGACCTTGCCCGCGCGCGAAAGCTTGCCGCCTGA